In Poecile atricapillus isolate bPoeAtr1 chromosome 9, bPoeAtr1.hap1, whole genome shotgun sequence, the following are encoded in one genomic region:
- the LOC131582215 gene encoding TOG array regulator of axonemal microtubules protein 2-like — translation MTTLKKEHGVFEGLKAARDLHEPLLPLPGLPLIQAKGTDHPSSPGLMSDEDLRDSSGKVCPALCKLAQENLERKKMELLEKELKRRRQTETSLQLLPQTVDSGYAEEASFSLLPVNGTASSVQRKHPGSALKKKVLRKQDNVPLLPNMPIIHGDGIFPCKFSVTWQTATGAKRREEPLCGNRQKDTASCDPQQALLKALSLLGSNDWELKEKALSSIQQLAGSHSEVMLCRLCEICLVVTREVSNLHSKVSYAAIITLGELFATLKKDMDSEVDEVAQVLLLMVWNSPEFVEKAANQTLGIMVENVTPAQVLAALMDRGAKSRYVQVRKCAAKLLLSLMGTIGVTKLADTPRAESLAQVAGKLAQDGHKDTRHYGQEMVKMLLSHQKFKRLLEQSVSTCDLEDILTRIKKKEMENQKSEGPSVKMLVKKSSDSSKKPQVTLPSVNDMPLFICSDASELLLQIVMPGVETLLQSDEFPYYKTHRVKSTSEGRLLHRTKAQVTLPPSVEELEPLQKLYNLLEAKGFQTRLEGVTFLLKLCKTSPQLVSTNIVQIFDYFVLRISDSHKKVKQKVLDVLSEIIGILCLEPGDHPFGRRNYKELNSKDPGVHAAAVKALEESISHLVLVEWVYPRSPEVVQRSTLPVLWSFLGNKALPVRRANVRTVVTKLASALHEVMGTKLRKCAASQPPHVWENLSSILGW, via the exons ATGACAACTCTGAAGAAGGAG CATGGTGTTTTTGAGGGCTTGAAGGCTGCCAGAGATTTACACGAACCTTTGCTTCCATTACCAGGCCTCCCACTGATCCAAGCCAAGGGGACAGATCATCCCAGCAGTCCTGGTCTTATGAGTGATGAAGACctgagggacagctctggaAAG GTCTGTCCTGCATTGTGCAAGTTGGCTCAAGAGAACTTAGAGCGGAAGaaaatggagctgttggagaaaGAGCTCAAGAGAAGGAGGCAAACAGAAACATCCTTGCAGCTGCTTCCACAGACAGTTGACAGTGGGTATGCAGAAGAAGCAA GCTTTAGCCTACTGCCTGTCAATGGCACAGCTTCCagtgtgcagagaaaacacCCTGGTAGTGCCTTGAAGAAGAAGGTCTTGAGGAAGCAGGACAACGTGCCCTTACTGCCCAATATGCCCATCATCCATGGGGATGGCATCTTCCCATGCAAGTTTTCGG TGACCTGGCAGACGGCCACTGGTGCCAAGCGTCGAGAGGAGCCGCTGTGTGGGAACAGGCAGAAGGACACAGCCTCTTGTGACCCACAGCAGGCCTTGCTCAAGGCACTCTCCTTGCTGGGCAGCAATGACTG ggagctgaaggagaaggcaCTCTCCAGCATCCAACAGCTGGCTGGGTCCCATTCAGAAGTCATGCTTTGTAGACTTTGTGAAATTTGCCTGGTAGTTACCAGGGAG GTGAGCAACCTCCACTCCAAGGTGTCCTATGCTGCAATCATCACTCTTGGAGAGCTCTTTGCAACCTTGAAGAAGGACATGGACTCCGAGGTGGATGAGGTTGCTCAGGTCCTGCTCCTGATGGTTTGGAATTCCCCAGAGTTTGTTGAGAAAGCAGCCAATCAGACCCTGGGGATCATGGTTGAGAATGTGACTCCTGCACAAGTACTGGCTGCTCTCATGGACAGGGGAGCCAA GAGCCGCTACGTCCAGGTGCGGAAGTGTGCGGCCAAACTCCTCCTGTCCTTGATGGGGACAATTGGAGTCACGAAGCTCGCAgacacacccagggctgagagCCTGGCGCAGGTGGCAGGGAAGCTTGCTCAGGACGGTCACAAGGACACAAG GCACTATGGACAGGAGATGGTGAAGATGTTGCTAAGTcatcaaaaatttaaaaggcttttGGAGCAATCTGTTTCTACCTGTGACCTGGAAGATATTCTGACAAGAATTAAGAAGAAA GAGATGGAAAACCAGAAGAGTGAAGGCCCATCTGTCAAGATGCTGGTGAAGAAGAGCAGCGATTCCTCAAAGAAGCCCCAGGTCACATTGCCTTCAGTAAACG ATATGCCCCTGTTCATCTGTTCAGATGCATCTGAGCTACTGTTACAGATTGTCATGCCTGGTGTAGAGACACTTCTCCAGAGTGATGAGTTTCCTTATTATAAGACACACAG GGTGAAGTCTACCTCTGAGGGACGCCTCCTACACCGTACAAAAGCCCAGGTCACGTTACCTCCATCTGTGGAAGAATTGGAGCCGCTCCAGAAGCTTTACAATCTCCTGGAAGCCAAGGGGTTTCAGACACGGCTGGAAGGAGTGACATTCCTTCTCAAGCTGTGCAAAACCAGCCCCCAGCTCGTCTCCACTAACATTGTCCAA atttttgattattttgtccTGAGAATATCTGACAGCCACAAGAAGGTGAAGCAGAAGGTGCTGGACGTGCTGTCAGAAATCATAGGCATCCTATGCCTTGAGCCCGGTGATCATCCATTTGGTAGAAGGAATTACAAAGAACTGAACTCAAAGGATCCCGGGGTTCatgctgcagctgtgaaagcacTGGAAGAATCTATTTCTCATTTAG TGCTTGTGGAATGGGtttatcccaggagccctgaaGTCGTCCAGCGCTCCACCCTGCCCGTGCTCTGGTCCTTCCTGGGGAACAAGGCGCTGCCTGTCCGAAGAGCCAATGTCCGCACTGTGGTCACCAAGCTTGCCTCTGCCCTCCACGAGGTGATGGGCACCAAGCTGAGGAagtgtgctgccagccagcctcCACATGTGTGGGAAAACCTCTCCAGCATCTTGGGCTGGTGA